A window of the Paenibacillus woosongensis genome harbors these coding sequences:
- a CDS encoding anaerobic ribonucleoside triphosphate reductase yields MAMMNPVYTSRQDMLDEVITLGEEIVASSNLEVLRENANLNGESFSGKMSKFGSEYAKWYANHFVMPKPLVQAIQDNIVYVHDLDQYAIGTTNCIFIPFDKLLREGFNTGNGSVRPPNSIMTAMALVAIIFQSQQNAQYGGVSANKLDHDLAPYVTKSFVKYFRKGLDYFEEGDSAADYGLITMARSDLQVQYPRAFKYAVKETESETLQAAESLIHNLNTMSSRAGGQIPFTSINYGTCTSIEGQLVISSLLAATMRGLGSGETPIFPIQIFKCKQGVNQQPGEPNYELFLKAAECSAKRLYPNFANLDAPLNLMYYDPANPDTEFATMGCRTRVLSDRFGRNHLSGKGNLSFNTLNLVKLGLEHGIALGLRQTADEQGFYRELEHYMDIALDGLLHRFRIQSSQKAKASDFMMREGVWEGGEHLNPEDTVGELLKHGSLSIGFIGLAECMKAMYGKHHGEDTDVYRKAYNLIAFMRDYCDRQSERHNLNITLFATPAEGLSGKFTKRDRADYGEIPGVVDREYYTNSFHIPVYYHISAAKKIELEAPFHGLCNAGAISYIELNGNARSNPAAFLRIIQYALSQQVSYFSINHPIDRCSGCGYEGIIGASCPSCNASEQDVHIRRLRRVTGYLTGDFQTRFNAAKQAEVRDRLKHST; encoded by the coding sequence ATGGCGATGATGAACCCGGTTTATACAAGCCGCCAAGACATGCTGGATGAAGTGATTACATTAGGAGAAGAGATCGTTGCAAGCAGCAATCTTGAGGTGCTGCGGGAGAACGCCAACTTGAACGGCGAAAGCTTCTCTGGCAAAATGAGCAAATTCGGCAGCGAGTACGCGAAATGGTATGCGAACCATTTTGTCATGCCAAAGCCGCTCGTTCAGGCCATTCAAGACAATATCGTCTATGTGCACGATCTGGATCAATACGCGATCGGAACGACGAACTGCATCTTCATTCCGTTCGACAAGCTGCTGCGCGAAGGGTTCAACACCGGCAACGGCAGCGTAAGGCCGCCGAATTCGATCATGACGGCGATGGCGCTTGTGGCGATCATTTTTCAGTCCCAGCAAAATGCGCAATACGGCGGCGTATCCGCCAATAAGCTGGACCACGACCTGGCGCCTTACGTAACCAAATCCTTCGTCAAATATTTCCGCAAAGGATTGGACTACTTCGAAGAAGGAGACAGCGCAGCGGACTACGGCTTGATCACAATGGCTCGCTCTGATCTGCAGGTGCAGTATCCAAGGGCCTTCAAATATGCGGTTAAAGAGACCGAAAGCGAAACACTGCAGGCCGCCGAGAGCCTCATTCATAATCTCAATACGATGTCGAGCCGGGCGGGTGGACAAATTCCTTTTACGAGCATCAACTACGGCACATGCACGTCGATAGAAGGGCAGCTCGTCATCAGTTCACTGCTTGCCGCAACGATGCGCGGACTTGGCAGCGGCGAAACGCCGATTTTTCCGATTCAGATTTTTAAATGCAAGCAGGGCGTGAACCAGCAGCCGGGCGAACCCAATTACGAACTGTTCCTGAAAGCAGCGGAATGCTCGGCCAAACGGCTGTATCCGAATTTCGCCAATCTGGACGCCCCGCTCAATCTGATGTATTACGATCCGGCGAACCCGGATACCGAATTTGCCACGATGGGCTGCCGCACGCGGGTGCTGAGCGACCGCTTCGGCCGCAACCATCTGTCCGGCAAAGGAAATTTGTCCTTCAACACCCTGAACCTGGTCAAGTTGGGCCTGGAGCATGGCATAGCGTTAGGACTGCGGCAGACCGCAGATGAGCAAGGCTTCTACCGGGAACTGGAGCATTATATGGATATCGCGCTGGACGGACTGCTGCACCGCTTCCGGATTCAATCGTCCCAGAAAGCCAAGGCTTCCGACTTCATGATGCGCGAAGGTGTATGGGAGGGCGGCGAGCATCTGAACCCCGAGGATACGGTGGGAGAGCTGCTCAAGCACGGCAGCCTGTCGATCGGCTTCATCGGGCTCGCAGAATGCATGAAAGCCATGTATGGTAAACATCACGGCGAAGATACCGATGTATATAGGAAGGCCTATAATTTGATCGCCTTCATGCGCGACTATTGCGACCGTCAGAGCGAAAGACACAACCTGAACATTACCCTGTTCGCCACTCCGGCGGAAGGGCTGTCGGGGAAATTCACCAAACGGGACCGCGCTGACTACGGGGAAATTCCTGGCGTCGTTGACCGGGAATATTACACGAACTCTTTTCACATACCGGTATACTACCACATCAGCGCAGCTAAAAAAATCGAGCTGGAAGCACCGTTCCACGGACTGTGCAATGCGGGAGCCATCTCCTACATTGAGCTGAACGGCAACGCCCGCAGCAATCCGGCCGCATTCCTGCGCATCATTCAGTACGCGCTGTCGCAGCAGGTAAGCTATTTCAGCATCAACCATCCGATCGACCGCTGCTCGGGCTGCGGCTACGAAGGAATCATTGGCGCATCCTGCCCATCCTGCAACGCTAGCGAGCAGGACGTCCATATCCGCCGGCTGCGCCGCGTAACCGGATATTTGACCGGGGATTTCCAGACCCGCTTCAACGCTGCCAAACAGGCCGAGGTTCGTGATCGCCTCAAGCATTCGACATGA
- a CDS encoding delta-aminolevulinic acid dehydratase: MSRPEMYISLVVGPNCEMESYAIRSALEYFGARINIHWIGRPNDLIDVLSGEGLDHKVDYLILNFHGDEGRFCMPELGEDVYDSNEPRGEFFGDQEVKKYTNLKDIKVIGSGCTLGIEQLANAFLECGCHSYIGPDDYIDGNANLMFVIRFMYEIINNHKSQEEAFKLARSIDKETSMYKLYMSK, from the coding sequence TTGAGTAGACCCGAAATGTATATAAGTTTAGTTGTGGGACCAAATTGTGAAATGGAATCGTATGCTATAAGATCAGCACTTGAGTATTTTGGAGCAAGGATTAATATTCATTGGATAGGTAGGCCCAATGATCTTATTGATGTTCTATCAGGTGAAGGACTTGATCATAAAGTGGACTACTTAATTTTAAATTTTCATGGAGATGAAGGTAGATTTTGTATGCCTGAACTTGGTGAGGATGTTTATGATAGTAATGAGCCAAGAGGAGAGTTCTTTGGGGATCAGGAGGTTAAAAAATATACGAATTTAAAAGACATAAAAGTTATAGGTTCTGGTTGTACATTAGGCATAGAACAGTTAGCCAACGCTTTTCTGGAATGTGGTTGTCATTCTTATATAGGTCCTGATGATTACATAGATGGAAATGCTAATTTAATGTTCGTAATAAGGTTTATGTATGAAATTATAAATAATCATAAAAGCCAGGAGGAAGCTTTTAAATTAGCTAGATCAATTGATAAAGAAACTTCTATGTACAAATTGTATATGTCAAAATAA
- a CDS encoding MTH1187 family thiamine-binding protein, which produces MTIAEVTVIPIGTGSTSLSPYVAELQRVLEKQEGIQYTLTSMSTIIEGPLDSVFAAIRAIHESPFQSGAQRVSTSIKIDDRRDKESSSEQKLRSVQAKLQ; this is translated from the coding sequence ATGACGATTGCAGAGGTAACGGTGATCCCTATCGGGACGGGGTCGACCAGCTTAAGCCCGTACGTAGCCGAGCTGCAGCGGGTATTGGAGAAGCAGGAGGGCATCCAATATACGCTCACCTCGATGAGCACAATTATCGAAGGGCCGCTGGATAGCGTATTCGCTGCGATTCGCGCGATTCATGAGTCGCCGTTCCAATCCGGTGCCCAGCGGGTGTCCACTTCGATCAAAATCGATGACCGGCGCGACAAAGAGAGCTCCTCTGAGCAGAAGCTGCGTTCGGTGCAGGCGAAGCTGCAATAA